The genomic stretch aaattaattggtacaaataaatatataaaaatatgataattttgTTTTCCCTTTCTAACAACATTTTactttattcatattattatcttcactCTGATTATCATATAcctcatttaattttatgacACTCCTGGCTTTGGTGAGTTGTATTGCGCTTTCGCACGTAGCTACACTTCTATTACTAAAGCTtcgattattattttttaatctgttattatatatttcttgtaataaattttcaaatatatgttttacatTTAATTTAGATACAGCGGAGGCCTCTGCaaagaataaattattttctctTGCAAAGTTTGCGCCTTGTTCATATGTCACCTtcaccaaaaaaaaataaaaaaaaaaaaaaataaaaaaaaaaaaaaataaaatcataataataataaaaaaaaatatgtacatgtaCATATgcatatctttttattttcttaccTTCCTTTTAGTTTCGTCTTCTTCAGTTAAATCTACCTTATTTCCAACAAGCATAATGACAATATCCTTATCTGCATTTTGTCTTATTTCTTCTAACCATTTTGATATACTTAAAAATGTTTTCTTCTTAGTTATATCATATACTAATATAGCCCCTGCGCTTCTCCTATAATGTGCGCTAGTTATACTTCGATATCGTTCTTGGCCGGCAGTATCCCATatcttgaaaaaaaaaaaaaaataaaaaggattaaagcttatatttttcaatattaaaataaaatgtaaatatatataaataaataaatatatattatatatatatgtttctttttttttttttttttcttttttcttttttcttttttcttttttcttttttcttttttcttttttcttttttctttcgaATTAAACTACCTGAGCTTTGACCGTGCCCCCGACTGCTAATGGAATGGTTCTCGTAGCAAATTCTACACCTTAagggataaaaaaaaatatatataaatatataaaaacatatatatatgatatatatatatatatatatatatatatatatatatatatatatgatgacaATTGGTGCGCGTACAATCCCTTtacaattaattttttttattttattttattttattttttattttatttttatttttttttaccgaTAGTAGCTTTTGCTACACTAGGAAGAGATCCCCTTATATATCTCGATAGCAAATGTGTCTTAcctaataaattatatacatatttaaaaagaaaaaaaaagagttgtattatttttatcttataGAAATATACAATCTGACAATAGatattacatacatataGCTAGCACATAggataacataaaatataaatatataaatatataaatatatatataaatatattatatatatatatatatatatatatatatatatatatatatatatttttttttttttttttttttttttttttttacctacTGTTGCGTCACCtactaaaattattttatacagATGATCGTATTCTTCATTAGACatttttctataaaaaaaaaaaaaaaaaatatatatatatatatatatatatatatatatatatatatatatatatatacatatatatatatttttattttttttcctttattttgtctttatatttttttttggtttgtttatttaatttCCCTTCTCATATGGGATAAGCGTTCACATAtagttattaaaaaaatagtttacatattttatcttttttattttatatttttttttacctctttttaaaaaataataaatggaggaatatatattattactgaTCTTAAATAAGagtaaaaattaatatcaaaaaaattaaaaattatgaagggaaattttattatacctttattcaaaaaaaaaaaaaataaataaatcaataaataaataaataaaataataaaaaaaaatgttatcagtttttttaatgaaatatatgataacataatattttaaccttaaaatacacaaaaaagaaaaaataaaataaaataaaataatacatatatattattttcatttatttatatgtttaattatTACCACAAGTTATATGgtgattttttcttttaaaaaaaaataataaaaaaaaaaaagacttttatgttcatatataatatgataaattagATGAAGCAAAGAACAAATtgttagaaaaaaaataaaaaataaaataaaaaataaatacataaatatatatatatatatatatatatatatatatatatatacataatttatattaatatatagtacatacatatatgagAAATCATTTAAAGATTGGGATATAAAAATTGtgtatcatatttttatttataaattttttttttaaattgatAATTCACATtttacaataaatataatatatatatatatatatatatatatataatacctatgtatttcttttcttttttttttttttttaatgtgtaaacataatattattacattagactttgaataaaatatttttttgttcataataaaaataaataattatatatatttttatattattcttattttatatttcacaCATTTTTACTATACTTTTcatttgttaaaaaaaataaaatataaatatcatatatatatatatatattatatatatatattatatatatatttatatatatacgtgTGTATTTTCCTCTGTATTTATAGAGACCCAAAATGTTCGATTTGAACTTACTAATTTATAACcaaattatacaaaaataataaaatg from Plasmodium falciparum 3D7 genome assembly, chromosome: 13 encodes the following:
- a CDS encoding ras-related protein Rab-11B produces the protein MSNEEYDHLYKIILVGDATVGKTHLLSRYIRGSLPSVAKATIGVEFATRTIPLAVGGTVKAQIWDTAGQERYRSITSAHYRRSAGAILVYDITKKKTFLSISKWLEEIRQNADKDIVIMLVGNKVDLTEEDETKRKVTYEQGANFARENNLFFAEASAVSKLNVKHIFENLLQEIYNNRLKNNNRSFSNRSVATCESAIQLTKARSVIKLNEVYDNQSEDNNMNKVKCC